The segment AGGTACTCCTCCAGGTGGCTGAGGAACTCTCGAGGGTCCTCGAAGATCTGGGTGTCCACGCCAGGGCTCAGCTGCCCgtcctcccctgggccccactgCTCCTCATCCGCCTGCTCCTGGCCTGGCAGCTCCCCAGTGGGCGGCGGGGTGATGGCATAGGGGCTCACCGTGTAGTCGTAGGCACCGTGGCAGTAGCCCTCGGGACCCCCCACGCCCACAGACACCGAGTGGTGGGCGGCCTCACTGCCCACCGGATACTTGCCGCCCCCGGCCTCCAGGCGGTCGGCCCAGCGCTCCAGCCGGTAGAAGACCTCCCTCCACACGTGAATCTCGCGCTTGACCCAGCGCTCCAGGTTGGCGATGGTCTCCTGACAGCGGCTCAAGCAGGCTTTGATGGACTTCTTCCAGCGCTGCGAGTCGCCGGTGGGCACGTAGCCGTCCAGGTTGTTCTCCAGCTTGCCCACCGAGCGGTGCAGCCCCTTTAGTTCGCGCTCCACCTGCTTGGACACCTCGGTCAGCAGGTGGCGGTGGGTCCGGCGCACGTGTTCCAGCATCTCGGCGCGGCACTTGCCGATCTGCAGGATCACATTGGGCTTGGCTGCCGGCCCGCCCCGCAGCCCGGGGTAGGCGTGGAGGCCGCCGCTGGTCATGCGGTCCAGCTCCATGGTTGCACTGGGGACGGCGGGCGAGGCGAGGGGGTCCCgacgggaggcggcggcggctaGGCTCCGGCCCGGTCGCGGCTGGCGGCTGGCTGCTGGCGGCTGGCGCgatcccacccggcgatgctggaGGATGAGCTCGCTGCTCTGCGCCGAGCCAGTGCCGCGGCTCTTTATGCAGCCGGCGCGGCCCGTGGGCGGGCCCCACCGGGCGCGGCTCCCATTGGCCGCCcccgcgcaggccccgccccgcccgccgcaggccccgcccctctcaggccccgccccgcccgcccgccgcgccgccgacCCGGGCCCGCGCACAGTGACTAACGCTCTcggcccgcgccgccccctcCGGGCTCACTCGGCCTGCGGGACCCGAGGGACGGCGACCACCCCCATCgcaggcccggcccggcaggGGAGCGCAGGTGCGTGCGCGGGCGCCCGAGCAGGTGGGCTTCCCGCGACCCGGGCTGGGCCCCGAGCCCCCTCCGCCCTCCAGCGCCCGCAGTGCCAGCTTTGCACCGGCACGGGCGTGCACGCGCGgaccccacgcccccaccccgccgAGCCCCTGTTTCCACCTCGCACTGGATTTGAGGTGGCACTGCcccagcgcccccgccccccccccccccgctcctcatccaaaggggcaggggagaggggagacccAAGACCCTTCAGCCCCGGGAATGGTACTGGACCCTGACCCCCAGGACAGGGTGGGAACTTGGGAAGAAGGACCCAGACtcgagaggaggggggagggggaggggcggaaaGCGGATGGCAGGAGCAGGGAAGGggcacagggtcaggggaagggggGCAGGTCTGGAGGGAAGGgtgcccaggagggagggagcaggaaggaggagggggcaggagggaggagggggaaggagggggcaggagggggcaggagggagatgggaggagggaggggtgcgtACCCGGCGCAGCGCCTTATAAGGAATCTGCCCTTATAAGGAATTGGGGCTCCGGAAGCTGAGACTCCCGGGgaggcccctcctgcctccctggcaaCAGCAGCAGGGGAGCCAGGACGCCCTTGGGAGCACCAGAGCCCCTGCTGCCAGGCCCTGTGCCCTGGGTCAGTTCCCACAGCCATCCCCCCCACATGCTCACACCCCCCACTCAGCACCTGGAAcactcagccccctcccccagcccctgaaaCACTCATTCCACCCTGCTCAGCCCCTGACATGCTCAGCCCCCCACTCAGCGCCCGAAACACTCAGCCCCTGACATTCTCAGCCCCCCTACTCAGCTCCTGAAATACTCattcccccacccagcccctggtACACTCAGCCCCTTACTCAGCCTGACTTCTCAGCCCCCACTCAGCCCTACTGCACTCATTCCTCCATTCAGCCCCCCAATACATTGTTCCCCCCACTCACTGGGGAACACTCCACTCCCTTCTGGGCCCCACAGTTGCACCCCAGTCCCTCACAGCCCCTGCACTCTGGGCCCCTAAGGACTCCTCCCGACTTtaggaccacccccccccccagccagcccACCTGGTTCTCATTCTGGGATTCCGCAGGGGGGGGTGCAGTATGTTTCTGGCACCAACCCCTCAAAGCTCTCCCAGCATTTCTAATTCCAGGCGAGTGGGCGGGCAGAggagggggctgcggggaggagaGGCAGGCGGAGAAGCCGACTGGGATCCCAGAGGGCTTTCCCCAGTGCaagggcggggagcagggggtcGCCTGCAGCCCCGCACCCAGCCCAGCCAGCCACggcccctggggaggggagagggggcggggagggggggcggctgCACTGCGGCCTGCTGGAGGCCTTCTCGGCTTGGAACACTTAATCGCTGTCCAATTATCGCTCCAGAGGCCCAGGCGAGCCCCCGCACTGCGGCCTCGGGCACTCGCCTCCCGCCCCCTTGAGGAGGCTGGCGCTCCAGAGCCCACTGCACAGGGCTGGCCTGGCGAGGGGGGCGAGCTGGGGGCCCCCAGGCCAAGCTGCCAGGCCTGCTCTGTCCTGCATGGATACCCTCACACTTCCTCGGTCCAGTCTGGGGGCCCTCCTATTTCCGAGGAGCTGGTGGGGGCGCTGGGCCAGGAGCCCACTCTCTGCCCCCACTGAGCTGTCCCCCTGCACGGCCCAGAGATCCCCTCCTGAGACTCCCTCCTGGGGCCATCTGAGCCCCCATAGTCCCTCACACACATGCCACTTCCTACATCCATGCACCAATGCACACATATGCTTACATGCATACACGTGTCACAGTGCCCACCTGCATGTGTATATGGATACATGTCacagtgcacacatgcacatacatgcatgtatgtaccTGCACATGTGtcacacatgcttacacacacacataactgcCCTACACCCTACATTCCGTCCTGCTGGGGAAAGCGGGgaggcccctccccggcccctcccggcctcctGTCCAGCCATGGCTGAGATCTGGGAGCCTCCTCCACTCCCCCAAGCCCTGACCCACCCTCTGGTCTTGAGGCCGAATTCTGCGCTGGACAGCGGAGAGGGGACGTGCGCCATGCCTTGCCCCCCGTAGTTCTCACCAGCTCCCGGACCCTGGatcccctccctcctgggggcTCTGAAATTGGTCAGGGATCCCTAAGTGGTACTGCCCCTAAGCTCAAGGTGGCACGGGGGTTCGGGTGGTGCCCAGCAGGGGGATCGGGCACCATGGTCCCCgcaggccccaccccagcctcctgaATAGGGTTCAGGGCAGCCTGGGGGCCTGTGGGCAGAGCTGAGTGGGAGGCAGGGATAGccacagggaggggcaggagggagcctggtgggggctctgagaggggcaggaCAAGGGGCACCTCTTACACTGTGGGCGCAGGCTGGCCTAAAGAGCTCAGTGCCCTGGAACTGCGGGAACATTTTGTCTGcgctcccccctctctccttcctcttccctcggTTTGACGAGGGGGTGTGGCTGGAGCTGCAGCCTGTTccttccggggtgggggggccccccACGCCAGACCCCTCCTTCCTGCCGCCTGCCTCCAGCACAGCCTCCAGGAAGGTTTGTATTTTTCCAGCGCGCCTGGTCCTGCAGTCTCAGCGCCCCCGCCCCGAGTGGACCATCCATGGGCTGAGGGAACCAAGGGGCTTGGCCAGGCTATTCCTGCAGGCCCAGGCCCCACAGTGCCCCCTGCTCAGCTCCAGGCGTGTCCAGGCCTCAAGGTACCAGGGGTGGACACACACCCCACACGGGCTCCAGGGCTGACCCTGCGGGCAGTCAGGCTGCTGTgggtggccggggggggggggggcctggacaGGGCTGGACCAGTTCCCCGAGTCCTTGCAGTGTAGATGAAGGGCTGAGTGTCGCGGTGGCTCAAGTGGGCAGTGAGTGGCCTCACCGGTGGACGGACGGGGGAACAGCCACACCCAGTCTCTCAGGAAAGCCTTACCCTGCTGTGCCTCGGGTGGCCAGGCTCAGCTCCAGGGGCACAGCATGCTGCTTCTGTGCGTGGCAGCTGCGGCCCTGCTGTGGGCCCTAAGCACTGACTTGTGAGCCCACACCAGGTGGGAGCACTCACTCGTGACCTTGGGCCCCGGTGGGAACACTGCCTTGTGAGCCCACACTCCAAGCCTCGGTCTCGCCGCAGCACCCGTGTGGCAGCCGCTGCTGACCAGACTGGAGCTCTGCCTTTGGGTGGGCTTCCCACCCTCCATGGCCGTGTGCCTCCTCCTGGGGGCCCTCCGGGGGCCATGGGCATGCCCACCGTGCTGTCCTGCCCACCCCAAGCCACTCCCAGCCTTGCTTTGGATGGAAGTGACGGGACCCCCGGGAGTGTTCACTGGTCAAGGGTGGGGACCTGGCACGGGATGTGGGGGCACCAGGACCCTGGACAGCAGCGGGCAAGGCAGGtgagagggagtgggggtggaggttcTGTTCTCACGGCTGGGCCTGGAGCAGCCCCCCATATACCCCACAGACTCCCCCCAGCATGGCCCTCCTCACATGGCACCCCGCGTGTCCTCCTGCATGTCCCCCACATGTCCCCCCGCATTTTCCCCATCCACATGTCCCCCGCCTGTCCCCCCGCATTTTCCCCATCCACATGTCCCCCGCCTGTCCCCCCACATGTCCCCATCTGCATGTCCCCCCGCATGGCCCCCTTCCGCATGTCCTTCCCGGCATGTCCCCCGCAGCCTGCGTGTCTGCTGCTGAGTGGCCTGGGCCGGCGCGGGGAGCCCTGGGAGGGAGGCCCTACAGGAGCCGCTGGGGGcagccaccccgcccccgccccgggaccccgGCCCCTTTCGTGACTGTCCCACCGGTGGGGGCGCCCTGCCAGCTGGCCCTGACCAGACACCTGGCTGGGCTCCAGGGAGGAGGCGGCCGCCTGCTGTTCCCACCCCATTTGCATCCGGCAGGCGCTTCCGAGGCCATATAAGGAGAGAAGGCGCCGCACCGAGAATAGCTGCGTGACGCGGCGGAGCTCCCCACGCACGGCGCCACGCCAGCCGCCACCCCCACCGGGCGCAGGCTGGGTCTCCGCAGGGTGGCACTGCGCAGGTGATGGACGCTTCCGCCGTGCTCCCGCCCCGGAGCCCTCCCcgtgccctcccagcccccatgccGCAGGTTCAGGATGGGGATGCCCCTTGCTCGCCCCCGTGCGGCCTCCAGAGCcaatggggagggggcaggcacgGAGAGtggaccccccacacacaccggggCTCTGCGGCAGCTCCTGAGCCGGGTCAGTTGCCACAGCCTGGGCGCAGTGGACACCAGAAACTGCTCTTGGATGAGGTGCTGGGTGCAAGAGAGGGTTCTTGGTCCCAGAGGCTAAGCCCTCCCAGGCCTCTCTGGACAGGTGAGCCCCAGCACCCTCACCCCCAGGCCAGAGGGATACCTCAGCCAGTCCTGCACCCCACTGTCGTAACAGGAGCTGCCACCCAAGGGTGCCCCCACCCAGCCATTGAGGGCCAAGAGCAAAGGGCCCCAGATTCGCAGCTGGAGGTTAGTCATCCCACTGGGCACGGCTGATGTGGGGTAACGCCTGAGTCCCAGGCTGTCCCACCTTCAGGCTGAGGGACAGAAGCTGGGGGGCTCAGCAGGAGGAACTTGGGGGAACCATCTAGTCAGGGGACCTGAGCTCAATTCCAGAGTCCCCCATCCCGCCACTGAAGCCATGACCACCCGCAACCTGTCCTATTCCCTCACCTCGTCCTCACCTCCTTCACTGCCTCCTCAACTCCTTCACTCTGTCCTCACCTCCATCAACCCATCCGACCTTTACTCTGTCCTCACTTCCCTCACCCCATCCTCGCCTCCTTCACCCTGTCCTCACTCCATCACCCTGTCCTCACA is part of the Sorex araneus isolate mSorAra2 chromosome 2, mSorAra2.pri, whole genome shotgun sequence genome and harbors:
- the ARC gene encoding activity-regulated cytoskeleton-associated protein, whose product is MELDRMTSGGLHAYPGLRGGPAAKPNVILQIGKCRAEMLEHVRRTHRHLLTEVSKQVERELKGLHRSVGKLENNLDGYVPTGDSQRWKKSIKACLSRCQETIANLERWVKREIHVWREVFYRLERWADRLEAGGGKYPVGSEAAHHSVSVGVGGPEGYCHGAYDYTVSPYAITPPPTGELPGQEQADEEQWGPGEDGQLSPGVDTQIFEDPREFLSHLEEYLRQVGGSEEYWLSQIQNHMNGPAKKWWEFKQGSVKNWVEFKKEFLQYSEGTLSREAIQRQLDLPQKQGEPLDQFLWRKRDLYQTLHVDAEEEEIIQYVVGTLQPKLKRFLRHPLPKTLEQLIQRGMEVQDGLEQAAEPPEDEADADADALTPALTSDSVASDRTQPE